In a genomic window of Spiroplasma melliferum:
- a CDS encoding Spiroplasmavirus-related protein produces the protein MINLLSENSNWDKIFSFIFDVFLFIFDVIWNTKLPMTNTTIAYFIIFFMVVKLSIYAIHGTRTQYNELGSTVQTGVSNIYSATVRGVSDTKQGMQKHIKERKQFKINRNKQQLSSLAKQAKTREQGYRRVHK, from the coding sequence ATGATTAATTTATTATCAGAAAATAGTAATTGAGATAAGATTTTTAGTTTTATTTTTGATGTATTTTTGTTTATTTTTGATGTGATTTGAAATACTAAATTGCCAATGACAAATACGACAATTGCTTATTTTATTATCTTTTTTATGGTTGTTAAGTTATCTATTTATGCAATTCACGGTACAAGAACTCAATACAACGAATTAGGTTCAACAGTACAAACAGGTGTATCAAATATTTATTCTGCAACTGTTCGTGGAGTTTCAGATACTAAACAAGGTATGCAAAAACATATTAAAGAGCGTAAACAGTTTAAAATTAATCGTAATAAACAACAATTATCAAGTTTAGCAAAACAAGCAAAAACAAGAGAACAAGGATATCGGAGAGTGCATAAATAA
- a CDS encoding Spiroplasmavirus-related protein: MIRLVLLVAAIAIFGTGFITVIINQLTSAKNIIMDLYNSDTFLLSLFGKMAILFSHPLMLTISSLYIVGFIVSKTLYS, translated from the coding sequence ATGATTAGATTAGTTTTATTAGTTGCGGCAATCGCTATTTTTGGAACAGGATTTATTACAGTCATTATAAATCAATTAACATCAGCAAAAAATATTATTATGGATTTATATAATTCAGATACTTTTTTACTTTCTTTATTTGGTAAGATGGCAATTTTGTTTAGTCATCCGTTAATGTTAACGATATCAAGTTTATATATAGTTGGGTTTATTGTTTCAAAAACATTGTATAGTTAG
- a CDS encoding Spiroplasmavirus-related protein: MRKSLSLFAISILGILGLIIPFITLTAFKPLHQQNYTVNQQTTGMDETDFINTMFLRSSFFENWSETNYFINPTLKTSQSLIYNDKWYLDFLKDSYSTGISFDKSSDEFMDLYKNWDTYIKQYNIDKFYDVDRKQFLKELTNFSYSFANYFNTVEVINKLEKGVDNLQLVNLYT; this comes from the coding sequence ATGCGTAAGTCATTATCTTTATTTGCGATATCTATTTTAGGAATTTTAGGTTTAATTATTCCATTTATTACTTTAACAGCATTTAAACCATTACATCAGCAGAATTATACTGTTAATCAACAAACAACGGGAATGGATGAAACCGATTTTATTAATACAATGTTTTTACGTAGTAGTTTTTTTGAAAATTGATCAGAAACAAATTACTTTATTAACCCTACTTTAAAAACATCACAATCATTAATTTATAATGATAAATGATATTTAGATTTTTTAAAGGATAGTTATTCAACGGGAATTTCATTTGATAAGTCGAGTGATGAATTTATGGATTTATATAAAAATTGAGATACTTATATTAAACAATATAACATTGATAAATTTTATGATGTTGATAGAAAACAATTTTTAAAAGAACTAACAAATTTTTCTTATTCATTTGCTAATTATTTTAATACTGTTGAAGTTATTAATAAATTAGAAAAAGGTGTTGATAATTTACAATTAGTTAATTTATATACATAA
- a CDS encoding DUF262 and DUF1524 superfamilies protein, which yields MSKITVKTELDRVNEICLEVPIEDKLFSFNDLNAAYNASFRIPIYQRKYSWTIDKLNDFLSEIDEGINKNFFLIKDLNMPECKDSQFVYSRPISYQKFFGVIYLSNNKHQNKIIDIIDGQQRITTWFLFLLASYVIARKYATDYKNTKKKMHLCYSLFFDTLEKWLFIKSSTTTSFQPKYKNFKLHTTQKDDKKYFEELFSLLFENKNFLDLTTTERMKKILIEKKGRSGISFLREVFKSSIFKNYEEIENYIYKTIEKAKSQEVVNKHYTYMGKKEAEEYDMDSHYVFITLYFLIFITFSGFRFSIFELDDEKSAPEIFETINAGGMQLSAFDIIKNNLYKNFDKDNLEIFENNFEHIEDRIKSCYIDLKHADSFIFDFFKACYFDKIENYEKLKKTNLISNFDEIFKSDNSINNYNKTKEFIDLSKEYLDLYHELFKTNNFQNNKIKKIVYGLNILNYKTIKPILVSMLLIDKKNNNRNENNIANFIDKLYKYYLLQLNVEEKQANFLENNLKKIMVGSLKYKLDFLNQNKNNNFSSEELYQEIIQIQNEIDNYFNNINYTKIANKDYEANEVVKWFLYNIFTINYAENQIEDESLNQIEVEHVLPISFNGWKQDDKNWEENNKDMTDYVYKLTNCKLSTPFSNLLITSTVLK from the coding sequence ATGAGTAAAATTACAGTAAAAACAGAATTAGATAGAGTAAATGAAATATGTTTAGAGGTTCCAATTGAGGACAAATTATTTTCTTTTAATGATTTGAATGCAGCATATAATGCTTCTTTTCGTATTCCAATATATCAAAGAAAATATTCATGGACAATAGATAAATTAAATGATTTTTTATCAGAAATAGATGAAGGTATAAATAAAAATTTTTTCTTAATTAAAGATTTAAATATGCCAGAATGTAAAGATAGTCAATTTGTTTATTCAAGACCTATTAGTTATCAAAAATTTTTTGGTGTAATTTATTTAAGTAATAATAAACATCAAAATAAGATAATAGATATAATAGATGGCCAACAACGAATTACAACTTGGTTTTTATTTTTACTTGCATCATATGTAATTGCTAGAAAGTATGCTACAGATTATAAAAATACTAAAAAAAAGATGCATTTATGTTATAGTCTATTTTTTGATACATTAGAAAAATGGTTATTTATTAAATCTTCAACAACTACGAGTTTTCAACCTAAGTATAAAAATTTTAAACTTCACACAACTCAAAAAGATGATAAGAAGTATTTTGAAGAGTTATTTAGTTTGTTGTTTGAAAACAAAAATTTTTTAGATTTAACAACTACAGAAAGAATGAAGAAAATTTTGATTGAAAAAAAAGGAAGAAGTGGAATAAGTTTTTTAAGAGAAGTGTTTAAGTCAAGTATTTTTAAAAATTATGAGGAAATAGAAAACTATATTTATAAAACTATAGAAAAAGCAAAAAGCCAGGAAGTTGTAAATAAACATTATACATATATGGGTAAAAAAGAAGCAGAAGAATATGACATGGATAGTCATTATGTATTTATTACTTTATATTTTTTAATTTTTATTACTTTTTCAGGATTTAGATTTTCTATTTTTGAATTAGATGATGAAAAAAGTGCTCCAGAAATTTTTGAAACTATTAATGCTGGGGGAATGCAACTTTCTGCCTTTGATATCATAAAAAACAACTTATATAAAAATTTTGATAAGGATAATTTAGAAATTTTTGAAAATAATTTTGAGCATATTGAAGATAGAATAAAATCATGTTATATAGATTTGAAGCATGCTGATTCTTTTATTTTTGATTTTTTTAAAGCATGTTATTTTGATAAAATTGAAAACTACGAAAAATTAAAAAAAACAAATTTAATAAGTAATTTTGATGAAATTTTTAAATCCGATAATTCTATTAATAACTATAATAAGACAAAGGAATTTATTGATTTGTCCAAAGAATATTTAGATTTGTATCATGAGTTATTTAAAACAAATAATTTTCAAAACAATAAAATCAAAAAAATAGTTTATGGATTAAATATTTTAAATTATAAAACAATAAAACCTATTTTAGTTTCTATGTTATTAATTGATAAAAAAAATAATAATAGAAATGAAAATAATATAGCTAATTTTATTGATAAATTATATAAATATTATTTGTTACAATTAAATGTAGAAGAAAAACAAGCAAATTTTCTTGAAAATAACCTTAAGAAAATTATGGTTGGTTCTTTAAAATACAAGTTAGATTTCTTAAATCAAAATAAAAATAATAATTTTTCTTCTGAAGAGTTGTATCAAGAAATTATACAGATTCAAAATGAAATAGATAATTATTTTAATAATATAAATTATACTAAGATTGCAAATAAAGATTATGAAGCAAATGAAGTAGTTAAATGATTTTTATATAATATTTTTACTATTAACTATGCAGAAAATCAAATTGAAGATGAATCATTAAATCAAATTGAAGTTGAACATGTACTTCCAATTTCTTTTAATGGCTGAAAACAAGATGATAAGAATTGAGAAGAAAATAACAAAGATATGACAGATTATGTATATAAATTAACTAATTGTAAATTATCAACACCTTTTTCTAATTTATTAATAACTTCAACAGTATTAAAATAA
- a CDS encoding putative PTS system protein: protein MKIDRLYQIRKNGKSYSNNRSNKIKIRNIYERFIKIITLIIIPLLLIVLIYGIGMILKEYANNLVIVTIGDVCTKIGKTVFDNLSLIICLVTVISITNNVKAVAIAVTGFLVFVVMQYALIQYKVTPEGTTYVTSILFFYHGNNLSMVLGTTFGLVTLNTSILGGVIVGIVSSYIYYKCIDLRLPKSFGLLNGFPFVTLIVVLANMFLAIIFLLLWIVLAIVLNHIYNWMWQQSANNFLGAAFVYELLNILLIPLGFKDIVANLFIPTTVETLSQTEFEALFRNIALHYGWEHNIFDDTWDNSTIQVAWNFIRQPLFRDQQISILGWINSLPINRLPQANGFSAQVYDWFLSSNFGHLLQLKLPPKYAFTFGGSLAISTAIILTSKKENRVPTAILMTMIVAVTILTGNNVIINLFTFFVSPLLYFCVYTPLAGLNGLFMSMLDVHIWVSFTDGLVDFIYKGVIPVAKGTNFFWVPIFTMIWFVIMTPIFWKAIIYFDYPFIGRRETILPRITHKNYHDMWNH, encoded by the coding sequence TTGAAAATTGATAGGTTATATCAAATCAGGAAAAACGGAAAAAGCTATAGTAATAATCGTAGTAATAAAATTAAGATTAGAAATATTTATGAACGTTTTATTAAAATTATTACTTTAATAATTATTCCATTATTATTAATTGTTTTAATTTATGGAATTGGAATGATTTTAAAAGAATATGCTAATAATCTTGTGATAGTAACAATCGGGGATGTTTGTACTAAAATCGGAAAAACAGTTTTTGATAATTTATCACTTATCATTTGTTTAGTAACAGTTATTAGTATTACTAATAATGTGAAAGCCGTAGCAATTGCTGTTACTGGCTTTTTAGTTTTTGTTGTGATGCAATATGCCTTAATTCAGTATAAAGTCACTCCTGAAGGAACGACTTATGTTACTAGCATTCTTTTCTTTTACCATGGGAATAATTTATCAATGGTTTTAGGAACAACTTTTGGTCTTGTTACTTTAAATACTTCAATTTTAGGGGGAGTAATCGTTGGAATTGTTTCATCATACATTTATTATAAATGTATTGATTTGCGTTTACCAAAATCCTTCGGATTATTAAATGGTTTTCCGTTTGTTACTTTAATTGTTGTTTTAGCAAATATGTTTTTAGCAATTATTTTCTTACTTTTATGGATTGTGTTGGCAATTGTTTTAAATCATATTTATAATTGAATGTGACAACAAAGTGCAAATAATTTCTTAGGAGCAGCTTTTGTTTATGAATTATTAAATATTTTATTAATTCCACTTGGTTTTAAGGATATTGTTGCTAATTTATTTATTCCAACAACTGTTGAGACACTAAGCCAAACAGAGTTTGAAGCTTTATTTAGAAATATTGCTCTTCATTATGGCTGAGAGCATAATATTTTTGATGATACTTGAGATAATAGTACGATTCAAGTTGCCTGGAATTTTATAAGACAACCATTGTTCCGAGACCAGCAGATCAGTATTTTAGGATGAATTAATTCGCTGCCAATCAACCGTTTACCACAAGCAAATGGTTTTTCAGCCCAAGTTTATGATTGATTTTTATCTAGTAATTTTGGTCATTTATTACAACTAAAATTACCACCAAAATATGCTTTTACCTTTGGTGGTTCATTAGCAATTAGTACAGCTATTATTTTAACTAGTAAAAAAGAAAATCGTGTGCCAACAGCAATTTTAATGACAATGATTGTGGCGGTTACCATTTTAACGGGAAACAATGTAATTATTAATTTATTTACCTTCTTTGTTTCACCATTATTATACTTTTGTGTTTATACTCCTCTTGCTGGCTTAAATGGTTTATTTATGTCAATGCTTGATGTTCATATTTGAGTATCCTTTACCGATGGTTTAGTTGATTTTATTTACAAAGGAGTTATTCCGGTGGCCAAAGGAACTAATTTCTTCTGAGTACCAATCTTTACTATGATTTGATTTGTTATTATGACCCCAATCTTTTGGAAAGCAATTATTTATTTTGATTATCCTTTTATTGGCCGAAGAGAAACGATTTTACCACGAATTACTCACAAGAATTATCATGATATGTGGAATCATTAA
- a CDS encoding L-lactate dehydrogenase encodes MENSTRKVVLVGCGMVGNSFLYSAMNRGIAQHYVLIDAFRQAAEGNAIDLSDAVAVLENRFSTIKAGDYSECKDADLIVVTAGRPQRDGETRLDMVADNARIMQDIALKIKASGFKGVTLIASNPVDVLASVYQKVTGYAKNKVISSGTTLDSARLRRLVGNKLNIAPASVNAYVLGEHGDSSVSAWSKASIMQKSIADFVAEGKLTEKDLEDMHQQMMKMAYTIIDLKKATFYGIGVCLSSIAKAILNDERSTFLVGAKCEGEYNVKGTYIGVPAVIGANGIEEIIEWKLAKEEQVQFEKSATQLHEALNVALAALK; translated from the coding sequence ATGGAAAATTCAACGAGAAAAGTAGTTTTAGTTGGATGTGGAATGGTTGGAAACAGCTTTTTATATTCAGCGATGAATAGAGGGATTGCACAACATTATGTGTTAATTGATGCCTTTCGACAAGCAGCAGAAGGGAACGCTATTGATTTATCAGATGCTGTTGCTGTTTTAGAAAATCGTTTTAGTACAATTAAAGCTGGTGATTATAGTGAATGTAAAGATGCTGATTTAATTGTTGTTACAGCTGGCAGACCACAACGAGATGGTGAAACACGTTTAGATATGGTTGCTGATAATGCAAGAATTATGCAAGATATTGCTTTAAAAATTAAAGCGTCAGGTTTTAAAGGGGTTACTCTAATTGCTTCAAATCCGGTCGATGTTTTGGCGTCAGTTTATCAAAAAGTGACTGGTTATGCAAAAAATAAAGTTATTTCTTCAGGAACAACTTTAGATTCAGCACGTTTAAGACGCTTAGTTGGTAATAAATTAAATATTGCTCCAGCTAGTGTTAATGCCTATGTTTTGGGTGAACATGGTGATTCATCAGTTTCTGCTTGATCAAAAGCTTCAATTATGCAAAAATCAATTGCTGATTTTGTTGCAGAAGGAAAATTAACAGAAAAAGATTTAGAAGATATGCATCAACAAATGATGAAAATGGCTTATACAATCATTGATTTAAAGAAAGCAACTTTTTATGGAATTGGGGTATGTTTATCATCAATTGCAAAAGCAATTTTAAATGATGAAAGATCAACGTTCTTAGTTGGTGCAAAATGTGAAGGCGAATATAATGTTAAGGGAACATACATTGGTGTCCCAGCCGTTATTGGGGCGAATGGAATTGAAGAAATTATTGAATGAAAATTAGCAAAAGAAGAGCAAGTTCAATTTGAAAAATCAGCGACACAATTACATGAAGCTTTAAATGTTGCTCTTGCAGCGCTAAAATAA
- a CDS encoding hydrolase, translated as MMITNYKKSLRKLKKYNYNFWRIFLVIIFFPVVLLLSFICSKVFIPYLFKYKRSGLDENNIELNSLQQLEADVKAKKLNNFTIKPDDCQETFIEFNNNKISTLMLEHPHATKWVVGLHGFKRNKYLGLRNIYHFYQAGYNILTFDAYAHGATYGQKSDLGVTNAIILNFLIIWLKKHKAPTTIGVFGISMGASTALWYAHQFYLENKIDWLIVDCPFSQPVQQIRAFLHKYMKLPWWLMSLGINKNFRRHSKTNLKQMNLLKENNRLQDLPILFIHGTKDNFVKYHNSVVMYYLQQNRNPKSEIFLVQKASHTGALIANQQAYWEKTLSFA; from the coding sequence ATGATGATAACAAATTATAAAAAAAGTTTACGAAAATTAAAAAAATATAATTATAATTTTTGACGGATTTTTTTGGTCATTATTTTTTTTCCAGTTGTTTTATTATTATCTTTTATTTGTTCAAAAGTTTTTATTCCATATTTGTTTAAATATAAACGAAGTGGACTTGATGAAAATAATATTGAATTAAATTCATTACAGCAATTAGAAGCAGATGTTAAGGCAAAAAAATTAAATAATTTTACAATTAAACCAGATGATTGCCAAGAAACTTTTATTGAATTTAATAATAATAAGATTAGTACCTTAATGTTAGAACACCCACACGCAACAAAATGAGTTGTTGGTTTACATGGTTTTAAACGAAATAAATATTTGGGGTTACGAAACATATATCATTTTTATCAAGCTGGTTATAATATTTTAACTTTTGATGCCTATGCCCACGGAGCTACTTATGGTCAAAAATCAGATTTAGGTGTTACTAATGCAATTATTTTAAATTTTTTAATTATATGGTTAAAAAAGCATAAAGCGCCAACTACTATTGGTGTCTTTGGCATTAGTATGGGAGCATCAACAGCATTATGATATGCCCATCAGTTTTATTTAGAAAATAAAATTGATTGATTAATTGTTGATTGTCCGTTTTCACAACCAGTACAACAAATTCGAGCTTTTTTACATAAATATATGAAATTACCGTGGTGATTAATGTCATTAGGAATTAATAAAAATTTTCGTCGACATTCAAAAACAAATTTAAAACAAATGAATTTATTAAAAGAAAATAACCGGTTACAAGATTTACCAATTTTATTTATTCATGGAACAAAAGATAATTTTGTAAAATATCATAATTCTGTTGTAATGTATTATTTACAACAGAATAGGAATCCGAAAAGTGAAATTTTTCTTGTTCAAAAAGCATCTCATACCGGAGCCTTAATTGCTAATCAACAAGCATATTGAGAAAAAACATTGTCGTTCGCTTAA
- a CDS encoding glycerophosphoryl diester phosphodiesterase, with protein MLVAHRGFRSPAGENRMVDFINALQICRGVEFDIRMTKDQKIIIFHDHNFKRIGNVNKTVRSFTYQEIKTIDFFVKNPAMLPPLFIEDFGNKIAEQYQLINVEIKPDRYTPEEFEMLKNALLTLRTKTTAEIIVSSFGHSALTFITTLDKEFKKGYLVESLKDIDEDLIQHFDYLHPSIDTAKQKKNVPVIKKLNLPLNLWTFKNNKDVKAINNLYDKTFIHGYISDIATLNPNLR; from the coding sequence ATGCTAGTCGCACACCGTGGATTTCGTAGCCCTGCTGGTGAAAACCGTATGGTTGATTTTATTAATGCTTTACAAATTTGTCGTGGAGTTGAATTTGATATTCGTATGACAAAAGATCAAAAAATTATTATTTTTCATGACCATAATTTTAAACGAATTGGAAATGTTAACAAAACAGTTCGTAGTTTTACTTATCAAGAAATTAAAACAATTGATTTTTTTGTAAAAAATCCAGCAATGTTACCTCCATTATTTATTGAAGATTTTGGAAATAAAATTGCTGAACAATATCAATTAATTAATGTTGAAATCAAACCTGACCGTTATACGCCTGAAGAATTTGAAATGTTAAAAAATGCCCTATTAACTCTAAGAACAAAAACAACAGCAGAAATTATTGTTTCTTCATTTGGGCATTCTGCTTTAACATTTATTACAACCCTTGATAAGGAATTTAAAAAAGGTTATTTAGTTGAAAGTTTAAAAGATATTGATGAAGATTTAATTCAGCATTTTGATTATTTACATCCTTCAATTGATACTGCAAAACAAAAAAAGAATGTACCAGTTATTAAAAAACTTAATCTTCCCTTAAATCTTTGAACTTTTAAAAATAATAAAGATGTCAAAGCAATTAATAATTTATATGATAAAACTTTTATTCATGGTTATATTAGCGACATTGCTACTTTAAATCCTAATTTAAGATAA
- a CDS encoding glycerophosphodiester transporter, producing the protein MMAVPFYLKNVISSVKIADGLGITASEFSQANAIYGYVALLSYFVGGYFADRFNLKKLTLLGLSGIEIVSIWYGLIPFINSGKIIQVYIIFSLWSFITCFIFWSALWKLLSEQGTPAENGKLNGIHGSLNGLIGTILIAFAYLVFWLFENIWTASLGNWAFSTLVFIFTGLIFINCLLLWKFVPDLNHNSNQTNTFDIKDLGKTLKNFKLWIVTLLIMGVYMYQSGLSVFVTFMQDALKIIPIIVVVVGILRTYFFRFLFSAPAGKLADRTQKYILFIVIGLTLASIITITAISLPGYTETSFATLSKTWKIVIQSIIIILYLMLGIICWALVTNRWATIYEINISQKEYAASVGLISFIAFSPDAWFWQIDSLLLKNYGTEAGYLSNKLANQISLAIITVIGLLAAISGFVLLLVLQKEKKVMNYSVA; encoded by the coding sequence GTGATGGCTGTACCATTTTATTTAAAAAATGTTATTTCTTCGGTTAAAATTGCTGATGGATTAGGAATCACTGCTTCTGAATTTTCACAAGCAAATGCCATTTATGGCTATGTTGCTTTACTAAGTTATTTTGTTGGTGGTTATTTTGCTGATCGGTTTAATTTAAAAAAATTAACATTGCTTGGATTAAGTGGAATTGAAATTGTTAGTATTTGATACGGATTAATCCCCTTTATTAATAGTGGAAAAATCATTCAAGTATATATTATATTTTCTTTATGAAGTTTTATTACCTGCTTTATTTTTTGAAGCGCCTTATGAAAACTACTTTCAGAACAAGGAACACCAGCTGAAAATGGCAAATTAAATGGTATTCATGGGAGTTTAAACGGGCTAATCGGAACAATTTTAATTGCTTTTGCTTATTTAGTCTTTTGATTATTTGAAAATATTTGAACAGCATCATTAGGTAATTGAGCGTTTAGTACATTAGTTTTTATTTTTACAGGTTTAATTTTTATTAATTGTTTATTATTATGAAAATTTGTTCCTGATTTAAATCACAATTCTAATCAAACTAATACTTTTGATATTAAAGATCTTGGTAAAACACTAAAGAATTTTAAATTGTGAATTGTAACTTTATTAATTATGGGTGTGTATATGTATCAATCCGGATTAAGTGTTTTTGTTACTTTTATGCAAGATGCTTTAAAAATTATTCCAATTATTGTTGTTGTTGTTGGAATTTTACGAACATATTTTTTCCGCTTTTTATTTAGTGCTCCCGCTGGTAAACTAGCTGATCGGACTCAAAAATACATTTTATTTATTGTCATTGGTTTAACACTTGCTTCAATTATTACAATCACTGCGATTAGTTTACCTGGATATACCGAAACTTCTTTTGCAACATTAAGTAAGACCTGAAAAATAGTTATTCAAAGTATTATTATTATTCTATACTTAATGCTAGGAATTATTTGTTGAGCCTTAGTTACTAATCGATGAGCAACAATTTATGAAATTAATATTAGTCAAAAAGAATATGCTGCCTCAGTTGGTTTAATCTCATTTATTGCTTTTTCTCCTGATGCTTGATTTTGACAAATTGATTCTCTCTTGTTAAAAAATTATGGAACCGAAGCTGGCTATCTTTCTAATAAACTAGCTAACCAAATTAGTTTAGCAATTATTACTGTCATTGGTTTATTAGCAGCAATTAGTGGTTTTGTTTTATTACTAGTTTTACAAAAAGAAAAAAAAGTAATGAATTATAGTGTTGCTTAA
- a CDS encoding putative transmembrane protein translates to MFRWNPRVHFYLRLGALIILSLFLLLDLIMAIYYPQPKFAHLGYCERISNYYSFFTTQTNYIVALYFFLYLFESKFKNTKPHYIIQLAVTTYITITMLVFWVGIVGQKDQAAQYRPYHWVATVILHLVMPVIMITSYVLTAGDRYYHYEDHHKKYLWLIMLYMVAYLTVILVRGTYRHLDGKDPRTLFPYFFLNYFEPGGEFMVATALVVICVVAVSLQYFYIFINNLLYFRYYRNKNVKIVPIQYVMKTNKVTITGFVIGIIVLVLNIIIDIIVLNMALIVSTGITEQSSNIDSMIGYDFIVQYKIDSRVLIAFICIAVFALIGFIFCFVFALKGKIGARLAGALLMITLMFFTWIWIIGPVFCLTVGLILFNGREKVTDITLVEAHNLRQLKKAARAQKKTNK, encoded by the coding sequence ATGTTTAGATGAAATCCTCGCGTCCATTTTTATTTACGTTTGGGGGCTTTAATTATTTTAAGTTTATTTTTATTGCTTGATTTAATTATGGCAATTTATTATCCGCAACCAAAGTTTGCGCATTTAGGTTATTGTGAAAGAATTTCTAACTATTATTCTTTTTTTACAACGCAAACTAATTATATTGTTGCTCTATATTTTTTCTTATATTTGTTTGAATCAAAATTTAAAAATACAAAGCCACATTATATTATTCAATTAGCAGTTACAACATACATTACAATTACAATGTTAGTTTTTTGAGTTGGTATTGTTGGTCAAAAAGACCAAGCGGCACAATATCGTCCTTATCACTGGGTAGCAACAGTTATTTTACATTTAGTGATGCCAGTTATAATGATTACAAGTTATGTTTTAACAGCTGGTGATCGTTATTATCATTATGAAGATCATCATAAAAAATATTTATGATTAATTATGTTATATATGGTGGCATATTTAACAGTTATTTTAGTGCGAGGGACTTATCGTCATTTAGATGGTAAAGATCCTAGAACACTTTTTCCATACTTTTTCTTAAATTATTTTGAACCTGGTGGTGAATTTATGGTTGCTACAGCATTAGTCGTAATTTGTGTTGTTGCAGTTTCGTTACAATATTTTTATATTTTCATTAATAATTTATTGTATTTCCGTTATTATCGTAACAAAAATGTTAAAATTGTTCCAATCCAATATGTAATGAAAACGAATAAGGTTACAATCACTGGGTTTGTTATTGGAATCATTGTTTTAGTCTTGAATATTATCATTGATATTATTGTTCTTAATATGGCGCTTATTGTTAGTACTGGTATTACTGAACAAAGTTCTAATATTGATTCTATGATAGGATATGATTTTATTGTCCAATATAAAATTGATAGTCGTGTTTTAATTGCTTTTATTTGTATTGCAGTTTTTGCTTTAATTGGTTTTATTTTTTGTTTTGTTTTTGCTTTAAAAGGTAAAATTGGAGCGCGATTAGCGGGTGCTTTATTAATGATTACTTTAATGTTCTTTACTTGAATTTGAATTATTGGTCCGGTCTTTTGTTTAACTGTTGGCTTAATCTTATTTAATGGTCGTGAAAAAGTAACCGATATTACTCTAGTTGAAGCTCATAATCTCCGTCAACTAAAAAAAGCAGCGAGAGCGCAAAAGAAAACTAATAAATAA
- a CDS encoding hydrolase gives MAKMKNFVDATYDNQNVYLIINNQNEAIMIDASNATKRAIEYIKQKKLTLKALFITHGHIDHYDGLDNVLKEYPDLKIYIQKIDLRLLSQHKVDDETGEILGPGINYPLTNIVALNGDTVVEEIGYHIEIFHIPGHTAGTQMLRIKALNLVTTGASLMPDKTSPGYTGAMCNDNYFITELRRITNLDAKWHVLPGHNKPFRMAHALAEKVITLEEDA, from the coding sequence ATGGCAAAAATGAAAAACTTTGTAGATGCAACATATGATAACCAAAATGTTTATTTAATTATTAATAATCAAAATGAGGCCATTATGATTGATGCATCAAATGCAACAAAAAGAGCAATTGAATATATTAAACAAAAAAAATTAACTTTAAAAGCATTATTTATTACACATGGACATATTGACCATTACGATGGTCTTGATAATGTTTTAAAAGAATATCCAGATTTAAAAATTTATATTCAAAAAATTGATTTACGATTATTGTCACAACATAAAGTTGATGATGAAACAGGCGAAATTTTAGGTCCAGGAATTAATTATCCATTAACAAATATTGTTGCTTTAAACGGTGATACTGTTGTTGAAGAAATAGGTTATCATATTGAAATTTTTCATATTCCCGGTCATACAGCGGGAACCCAAATGTTACGAATTAAAGCTCTAAATTTAGTAACAACTGGTGCTAGTTTAATGCCTGATAAAACAAGTCCTGGTTATACAGGAGCTATGTGTAATGATAATTATTTTATTACTGAATTACGTCGTATTACTAATTTAGATGCAAAATGACATGTATTACCTGGGCATAATAAACCATTTCGAATGGCACACGCTCTTGCTGAAAAAGTAATTACATTAGAAGAAGATGCATAA